A genomic region of Dickeya solani IPO 2222 contains the following coding sequences:
- a CDS encoding PucR family transcriptional regulator, translated as MAAFHHRNVPHHHTESDRDRWRSDFLLQLLTNDRPDLPFLHQRAAYLQWPLDRPHRVTAWRLSGIPSLFSLSYPDCPEAHLHRSRQQLQQQLQDLMSGCLPPVTLADLCLLVLPADSPLLSRGHQKLTAFRQAINADIAPLALFGGISGPVSAAEHYRRGLSEARQALNAAESLRPEKGLCDYTDLGVLQLLTSVSDPALLTRFMHDVLGNLVENNRKSPHLLIETLDAVLQENSNLIKAAERLAIHRNTLHQRLQRIEQLSGGTLNDPLFRLNASVALVVWRLSGSQAQGTAMSPFKTTSQE; from the coding sequence ATGGCGGCATTTCATCACCGGAACGTGCCTCATCATCATACCGAAAGTGACCGGGACAGGTGGCGAAGCGACTTCCTGCTCCAGCTACTGACCAACGATCGTCCGGATCTGCCTTTCCTCCATCAGCGTGCCGCTTATCTGCAATGGCCGCTGGATAGGCCGCATCGGGTGACGGCATGGCGTCTGTCTGGGATACCTTCGCTGTTTTCCCTCTCTTATCCCGACTGCCCGGAAGCGCATCTGCACAGGTCGCGCCAGCAGTTGCAGCAACAGCTACAGGATCTCATGTCGGGGTGCTTGCCGCCGGTCACGCTGGCCGACCTCTGTCTGCTGGTGCTGCCGGCCGACAGTCCGCTGCTAAGCCGGGGACACCAGAAACTCACCGCATTCCGTCAGGCCATCAACGCCGATATCGCGCCGCTGGCGCTGTTTGGCGGCATCTCCGGCCCGGTAAGCGCGGCCGAGCACTACCGACGGGGGCTGAGCGAAGCCCGACAGGCACTGAACGCAGCGGAAAGCCTGCGCCCGGAAAAAGGCCTGTGCGACTACACTGATCTGGGGGTGTTGCAACTGCTGACCTCCGTCAGCGACCCGGCCTTACTCACCCGCTTTATGCACGACGTGCTGGGTAATCTGGTGGAGAACAATCGCAAGTCGCCTCATCTGCTGATTGAAACACTGGATGCGGTATTGCAGGAAAACAGTAATCTAATCAAGGCCGCCGAGCGGTTGGCTATCCATCGCAATACGCTGCATCAGCGACTGCAACGTATTGAACAGCTGTCGGGCGGCACGTTGAACGATCCGTTATTTCGCCTCAACGCCTCCGTCGCGCTAGTAGTCTGGCGCCTGTCAGGTTCGCAGGCGCAGGGAACCGCCATGTCGCCGTTCAAGACAACATCACAGGAGTGA
- a CDS encoding methyl-accepting chemotaxis protein: MRLKNLSIRTGLLTLLTVITLLLLLVSGMGIQAINKSRASLTALNQIQGEQLGALMNGYNLTLRARASATLAVRKIEIGLLDVGVKETEKLEGYVQQSEKDIRQFNSVGTNGEQEQKLAQQVLKSYQDYLNQGLKPMMDSLKKQYTDEYYTLLENNLTPLSDAFDKSIQNFRSYSQQLSEQHIQQANNNERLMLMLIAFACLLSLLLVLLGWLALRHMLLKPLDYAIEQLEHVASGDLTRRITQGGNNELGRLNDAIERMQLALLDSVSQVRDASHQIDQGSRELFSGNRNLAERTEESVAALEQTAASLEELSATVKRNADNAELAHQLTNQVSDTTDRGNESVNYVVEKMREIAASAKRISDILGVIDGIAFQTNILALNAAVEAARAGEQGKGFAVVAGEVRSLAQHSAQAAKEIRTLILDSQSHVSEGLDLAAKAGTTMDDVAEEINRITSLMKEISYASQEQHRGIEQVNIAFTQIDKVAQQNASLVKASADTTQSLEEQSRQLVQAMAMFRIEDHTALLQAR, translated from the coding sequence ATGCGTTTGAAAAATCTCTCCATCCGCACCGGTCTGCTAACACTGCTGACCGTCATCACCCTATTGTTACTGCTGGTCAGCGGTATGGGGATTCAGGCCATCAACAAGAGCCGTGCCTCCCTGACGGCGCTCAATCAGATTCAGGGAGAACAGCTGGGCGCGTTAATGAATGGTTATAACCTGACGTTACGAGCCAGAGCCTCCGCCACGCTGGCGGTGCGCAAAATCGAAATCGGTTTGCTGGATGTCGGCGTCAAAGAGACCGAAAAGCTGGAAGGCTATGTGCAACAGTCGGAAAAGGATATTCGTCAGTTTAACAGCGTGGGAACCAACGGCGAGCAGGAACAGAAACTGGCGCAACAGGTGTTAAAAAGTTATCAGGATTACCTGAATCAGGGGCTGAAGCCGATGATGGACTCCCTGAAAAAGCAGTACACCGACGAATATTACACCTTGCTGGAAAACAACCTGACGCCCCTGAGCGACGCGTTTGATAAATCCATCCAGAACTTCCGCAGCTACTCCCAGCAACTCTCCGAACAACATATCCAGCAGGCCAATAACAACGAACGGCTGATGCTGATGCTGATCGCGTTTGCCTGTCTGCTGTCTCTGCTGCTGGTGCTGCTGGGCTGGCTGGCGTTGCGCCACATGCTGCTCAAACCGCTGGATTACGCGATTGAACAACTGGAACACGTGGCCTCCGGCGATTTGACCCGCCGCATTACTCAGGGCGGCAACAATGAACTGGGGCGGCTGAACGACGCCATCGAGCGCATGCAATTAGCGCTGCTGGATTCGGTCAGTCAGGTGCGTGACGCCAGCCACCAGATCGATCAAGGCAGCCGTGAGTTGTTCAGCGGCAACCGCAATCTGGCGGAACGGACCGAAGAGTCGGTCGCGGCGCTGGAACAGACCGCCGCCAGCCTGGAAGAACTGAGCGCGACGGTTAAACGCAACGCCGACAACGCCGAACTGGCGCATCAGTTGACCAACCAGGTTTCCGATACCACCGATCGCGGCAACGAATCCGTTAACTACGTGGTGGAAAAAATGCGTGAAATCGCCGCCAGCGCCAAACGGATCAGCGATATTCTCGGCGTTATCGACGGCATTGCCTTCCAGACCAATATTCTGGCCCTGAACGCGGCGGTGGAAGCGGCCCGCGCGGGCGAGCAGGGCAAAGGCTTTGCGGTAGTGGCCGGCGAAGTGCGGAGTCTGGCGCAGCACAGCGCCCAGGCGGCCAAAGAGATCCGCACCCTGATCCTGGATTCTCAGTCCCATGTGTCGGAAGGGCTGGATCTGGCCGCCAAAGCCGGTACCACCATGGACGACGTGGCGGAAGAGATCAACCGTATCACCAGCCTGATGAAAGAGATCTCTTACGCCTCTCAAGAGCAACATCGCGGCATCGAACAAGTGAATATCGCCTTCACCCAGATAGACAAAGTGGCTCAGCAGAATGCCTCGCTGGTCAAAGCGTCCGCCGACACCACCCAGTCGCTGGAAGAACAATCTCGCCAGTTGGTGCAGGCAATGGCCATGTTCCGTATCGAAGACCACACCGCGCTGCTGCAGGCGCGCTGA
- the codA gene encoding cytosine deaminase has product MKIINAALRHQAGLHTLQLQDGLIAAITPQPAMLPATPDTIDAAGQLALPPLVEPHIHLDAVLTAGEPEWNMSGTLFEGIERWSQRKAVITHEDTKRRAHTAIGMLRDHGIQHVRTHVDVTDPSLAALEAMLEVKDEAKGLIDLQIVAFPQEGIESYPAGRQLMERAIALGADVVGGIPHFENTREQGVSSVKFLMDLAERTGCLVDVHCDETDDPNSRFLEVLAEETRVRDMGARVTASHTVAMGSYDNAYCSKLFRLLRRSGLSFVSCPTESIHLQGRFDTFPKRRGVTRVAELDRAGMNVCFGQDSIKDPWYPLGNGNILRILDAGLHICHMMGYQDLQRCLDFVTDNSAKALHLGDRYGLAVGRPANLLILEAENDYDAVRRQAKARLSIRHGKIIMQREPELIRYPDASC; this is encoded by the coding sequence ATGAAGATTATCAACGCCGCCCTGCGTCATCAGGCCGGGCTCCACACGCTGCAACTGCAGGACGGCCTGATTGCCGCGATAACGCCCCAGCCCGCCATGCTGCCCGCTACGCCGGATACCATTGACGCCGCCGGGCAACTGGCGCTCCCGCCGCTGGTAGAACCGCATATTCACCTTGATGCCGTCCTGACCGCCGGCGAACCGGAGTGGAACATGAGCGGCACGCTGTTTGAAGGCATCGAACGCTGGAGCCAGCGCAAAGCCGTTATCACCCACGAAGACACCAAGCGTCGGGCGCATACCGCCATCGGCATGTTACGCGACCACGGCATCCAGCACGTTCGCACCCACGTCGATGTCACCGATCCGTCGCTGGCGGCGCTGGAAGCGATGCTGGAAGTCAAAGACGAAGCGAAGGGTTTGATCGACCTGCAAATCGTCGCCTTCCCGCAGGAAGGCATCGAATCGTACCCGGCAGGCCGCCAACTGATGGAGCGCGCCATCGCGTTGGGCGCCGACGTGGTTGGCGGCATTCCCCATTTTGAGAACACCCGCGAACAGGGCGTCAGCTCGGTGAAATTCCTGATGGACCTGGCGGAACGCACCGGTTGTCTGGTGGATGTACACTGCGACGAAACTGACGATCCGAACTCGCGTTTTCTGGAAGTGCTGGCGGAAGAAACGCGGGTGCGGGACATGGGCGCGCGCGTCACCGCCAGCCATACCGTGGCGATGGGGTCTTATGACAACGCCTACTGTTCGAAACTGTTCCGTCTGCTGCGCCGCTCGGGCCTCAGCTTTGTTTCCTGCCCGACCGAAAGCATCCACCTGCAAGGGCGATTCGACACCTTTCCCAAACGCCGCGGCGTCACCCGGGTAGCCGAACTGGACCGCGCCGGCATGAACGTCTGCTTCGGGCAGGATTCGATCAAAGATCCCTGGTACCCGCTCGGCAACGGCAACATTCTGCGTATCCTCGACGCCGGGCTGCATATCTGCCACATGATGGGGTATCAGGATCTGCAGCGCTGTCTCGATTTCGTGACCGACAACAGCGCCAAAGCGTTGCATCTGGGCGATCGCTACGGCCTCGCCGTCGGCCGCCCAGCCAACCTGCTGATTCTGGAGGCGGAAAACGACTACGACGCGGTGCGGCGCCAAGCCAAAGCGCGCCTGTCGATACGCCACGGAAAGATCATCATGCAACGTGAACCAGAGCTGATTCGGTATCCTGACGCCTCATGCTGA